The nucleotide window GGCTTGCCCCTTCCAGCGGCACGAGATCGCGCCCGGCGAGTCGCCGGGGATGCTCGCCGCCGGCCAGATCGAGACAGGTCGGCAGCAGGTCGATGACGTGGCCGAGTTGGTCGGTCATCCCCCCCGGCGCGACGACCCCCGGCCAGCGGACCACCAGCGGCGTGCGGACGCCTCCTTCGTGCATCCACGATTTGTAGCGACGAAACGGCGCGTTCTGAGCCCAGCCCCACGCCGGTCCGACCGCCACGTAGTCGTCGACCGGTCCCGGGCGCCGGACCGCCGGGTTGCGCCCGCCGGGCTCCTCCGAGCAGCCGCCGTTGTCGGACAACAGCATGACGACGGTCCGGTCGGCGAGTTGCAACGCGTCGAGCTCCTGCAGCAACCGGCCGACGTTCTGATCGAGACTGTCGACCATCGCCGCGTAGACCGCCATCCGCAGGTCCTCGAAGTCCTGGTCGGCGGTCTCCCAGGGATACGCCTGCGAGTCGGACTCGGAGAGGGTCCAATGCGGGCCGACGACCCCCAGCTCGCGCTGCCGTTGGAATCGACGGCGGCGCAGCGCCTCCCACCCGTCGCGGTACGTGCCGCGGTACTTGGCGACGTCGCTCGGCTTGGCGTGGAGCGGGTAGTGGGGCGCGGTGTAGCAGAGATGGAGGAAGAACGGCTTATCCTCGCCCGCCATCCGGCGCAAGGCGGCGATCGCCTCGTCGGTGAAGGCGTCGGTCGTGTAGTAGTCGGCGGGGAACTCGGTGATCCGCGTGAAGTTGCGCGCGAAGTAGCGGACCTCGCCCCCCTTGTAAGGCGGGTCGCGCCGTGCGGGATCGAAGTAGTTGCACGCTCCGTCGAGCAGGCCGTAGAACTCGTCGAACCCGCGATGCGCGGGATGCGTGTCGGGGCCGCGCCCCAGGTGCCACTTGCCCACGAGCGTCGTTTGGTAGCCGGCGCCCTGCAGCGCTTCGCCGACGGTCGCCATGCTGCGGTCGAGCCGGCCGTGCTCGCGGGACAACAGCCCGGTGACGAGCGAGGCCCGCGTCGTCGTGCACTTGGCGTTGTTGTAGAACTGCGTGAACCGCAGCCCTTGGGCGGCCAGCCGATCGATGTTCGGCGTCGCGATCTCGCCCCCGTAGCAACCGAGGTCGGACCACCCCATGTCGTCGCACATCACCAGGACGACGTTCGGGGGCTGCTCGGCCGCAGCGGCGGCGCCGATCAGGA belongs to Pirellulales bacterium and includes:
- a CDS encoding arylsulfatase; translation: MSSFFAHLLRQGALPAATCLVLLIGAAAAAEQPPNVVLVMCDDMGWSDLGCYGGEIATPNIDRLAAQGLRFTQFYNNAKCTTTRASLVTGLLSREHGRLDRSMATVGEALQGAGYQTTLVGKWHLGRGPDTHPAHRGFDEFYGLLDGACNYFDPARRDPPYKGGEVRYFARNFTRITEFPADYYTTDAFTDEAIAALRRMAGEDKPFFLHLCYTAPHYPLHAKPSDVAKYRGTYRDGWEALRRRRFQRQRELGVVGPHWTLSESDSQAYPWETADQDFEDLRMAVYAAMVDSLDQNVGRLLQELDALQLADRTVVMLLSDNGGCSEEPGGRNPAVRRPGPVDDYVAVGPAWGWAQNAPFRRYKSWMHEGGVRTPLVVRWPGVVAPGGMTDQLGHVIDLLPTCLDLAGGEHPRRLAGRDLVPLEGASLAPIFRGERREPPAELCWEFAGNAAIRRGKWKLVWDSLTKQWELFDVESDPTETRDLAADQPTRVGELAQGYNEWALATGNLVLPAPKAP